Proteins co-encoded in one Arachis hypogaea cultivar Tifrunner chromosome 13, arahy.Tifrunner.gnm2.J5K5, whole genome shotgun sequence genomic window:
- the LOC112735982 gene encoding uncharacterized protein codes for MRATSGSTLSQGYGLTESCAGCFTAIALSLTHSALNLLILTSHSAAMSSNQSSSGSAGVKENASEVVIVDDDKEEGELEEGEIDDDGTDPEASVTKRVQSVAKCGVVASDTDSTSHKLSVREVLEGVTVANVEESFEGTCSTHGAIRNDFTDLT; via the exons ATGAGGGCCACTAGTGGATCTACATTATCACAAGGATATG GTCTTACTGAAAGCTGTGCTGGGTGTTTCACAGCAATAG CTTTAAGTTTGACTCATTCTGCACTGAACTTACTCATCTTAACGTCACATAG TGCTGCCATGTCTTCCAATCAATCATCTTCTGGGTCTGCTGGTGTTAAGGAGAATGCAAGCGAGGTGGTGATTGTGGATGATGATAAAGAGGAAGGAGAGTTGGAGGAGGGTGAGATTGATGATGATGGCACTGACCCTGAAGCATCAGTAACAAAGAGGGTTCAGAGTGTTGCTAAATGTGGTGTAGTTGCTTCAGATACTGATTCCACATCTCATAAGCTCAGTGTTAGGGAGGTTTTGGAGGGTGTTACAGTTGCTAATGTGGAGGA ATCGTTTGAGGGGACTTGCTCTACTCATGGTGCCATCAGAAATGATTTCACTGACTTGACATAA